Genomic DNA from Prunus persica cultivar Lovell chromosome G1, Prunus_persica_NCBIv2, whole genome shotgun sequence:
AAGGGAGCAATCCCTGCCCTTCCCAGCGAGTCTGAAGCTTTCACCCTAATCAAGGGAGCTTAGAAGAAGatctcaaaacaaaaatacttttgctctcttttttttcttcttctttttaacttTGTAGGACGTCTGTTTCAATTTCCTTTGCTTATTGATTGGAGAGGGGTTTTCCAACCTCAGTTTCTGCTTTCCTTATCTTTTTGCCCCTGCGTGTTATGATGGAAAATTGGCATCGCTTTATGCATTGCTGAATAAGTATATAATTTCCTCACACATTTTCagtttatttagtttttggaTGTTAGCtattagtattattttattattctatttGTTATTACAAAAGTAATTTCCAAGAAAACCAAGTGGGTAGGAACTTACAAGAAGTTCCAAAGTAGGTTTAGACTtgacaaaaccaaaagctgcaattaaaattgaaaagggaATTTCTATATATCAcacaacttttatttttattttttttatacaagcgatattctactttaatctaatcCGAGGGGGATTCGAACTCTGGTGCAGAGTGAGGAGCACATTTTTTATAACCAATTTGGCTAACCCCATATCAGCATTCTTACACCAAACTTTTATCGTATCCTAAAAAGTTCCCATTTACCGTATAAAAAAAGGTTACAAAAATAGGAGGTTTGGCCCTTCAGGGATTTAAAACAAAAGTGGGGTATAATGAGCAACTGGCATTGTGTACATACAATTTCCCATTTAAAAAGGGTACAGATTTATAATATAGGCCTTTGGATTGATGACTTTATGCATGCGGTTGCCTAGAGAAGCCCATGTTGCGCTCACTGTTCTACATAACATGGTCTTGCAAAGGAGGAGGGCTCTCCTCTATGGCTGGAGAGGAGCCTCCTCATTTACTAACTTCAACACTTGAGGGAACAAATTCTTAAAATTCAGGAAAATATAGCAGGGAGAGTTCCTTGCTgaggaaaaccaaaaaccaaaaaagaaaaaaaaaagaaatatttagtcatatacccattctttgtactaaaactataaataaaccatacaccatttaatttttataaacataccattaaaaacccaaaaaaatggcAGCTAatcttattgaatttaattttaattattaaattactttgataccccattgagtgttttgggcttttttatgaggtttttgggttaagtttgttttaagaaatcaattgtagttttgtaatttaaaagaagtaaataggctttgggtgtgtttctaaagtccatttcatatagggttttttaatagagatatttagtgatatacccatttctagcactaatattataaataaaccctacacaattgaatttctataaacaaacccaaaaaaaacccaaaagatgatagctggccttattgaatttaatattgattattaaattactttgatgccctattgagtgttttgggtatttttatgagattttgggattgggcttgttttaagaaattgatggtagttttgtaatttataagaagttaaaagcttttttgtcatgttgtaaatgggctttgggtgtgtttctaaagtctatttcatatagggtatttttataatttgggcccccatattgggtataatagtgaattcccctttttaataatttgaactCCTCTATTGCTCTATTGGGTATTATAGTaaatctcccaaaaaaaatcctaaccaGAAAATCCAGAAGGCCATCTCTCGCCCTTACATTTATAAGCCGTAAGTTAGTCGAACAAAAACCACAACGCATTTTAAAACCGTTCAACCATGTGTAAAGTGTTTTTCTGAATCTTCAAGCCTGTAAAatcttctttataaaaaatatggcAAATATCACATAGAACTAAAAGTTGGGTCAGCATAAGCAGGAAAATTGATTGATAATTACGCAAAAATATCTCTTATGTCATTAGCTAATTTAGCTTTCACAAATCATGACGAATACCCACAAAACTATATTATTTAGTCTAGCTGTACATGATGCATACAAAAAAATGTCCTTTTACATTACACTGCAACCACATTACCATTGCAAAAACTACTACCAACCTCTTTTTTTCGCCGTGATTTCCATCTGACGGATTTTCTGCTTGCATTTGGGGCAAGCCAATAGTATCAATCAACATTatcctctcttcctcttttagTTGTTCCCTATGAAGTTTTTCCCACTTAATTTGAAATAAGTTCTTGATCTTGAGAATACCTTCAACGATGCTTCTCGTTTCACTTATGCTCCACTTCCTTTTCTCTGTTCTAAATTCTTGGAAGACAACCTTGCAGGCACAGTCAAATTGTCTTGAACGTAATCTATCTTTATCCTTCAAAAATTCTTTGCGACTATTCTGTCTACTGGCCTTTCCAAGCTGATAGATGTATCACTTGCAACATCATCTTCCCTTAAACTTATTGAATCCGGAGGAGATGACATTCCCAGACTCGCACTTTTTCTATATTTGGCTTTTTCTTCAAACTATTCACCATACATTTCTTATTGTGTTTCAGTACTTGCCCAACAGTGTAGAAATTGAAATGCGGTCATCTCCATCGGCGGTATTATCTGGAAAagtacataaaataaataattcgaAAATCTGAAAAGTGAAACTATAAAGATAAAAACGTATTAAATATTATTACCCTATTTGGTCGTTGACACCACTTTGTTTCATTGCTTTAATCTGGGCATAGTACCCACAAAAATAATGCACTGCAAATTGCATGGCTGAGCAACAGTCCATTAGAGAATCAGCAAAACGCTCAAAAGTAAATTTCTTTCCCTTGTTGAAATACTCCCATATTCTTTTCCAATACCCACTACTTTTTTGCTCATCTCCATTATCTGCATCTAAGCAAACATTGAGCCAAACAGACACAAGCTGATTGTCTTCATCGATTGAGAAGTTACGAGATCTTTGTTCCATTTTGATGGATTCTATTTGAGCAGGATTTTGAGATGATAGAAGAGATTCATTGGAAGATTTATCAACCGACATGTAGCCATGCGTTGAAAAGGTATCGCTAGGGTCTGCATCGCTGGTATTCTCTGTGGTCATTATGCCTATTGGTCTCTACAGGCTAATAGATTATCACTTGAAACATCATCTTCCCTAAAATTTATTGAGTCTGGAGTCGAAGGAGAAGTTGTAGGACTTacaattttacttattttGGACATTTGTTTTTTCGGAAGTGTCCACCATCCACATTGTATTGTCCTTCAATACTTCCTAATAGTTAAGGGAAAACACTAATAAGAAATTGCATCTAAAGGTggatggagaaaaaaaaaatcggtacaaataaaaaaatccctGCCATGTTTCCCTACAAGTATTACAAGGCACAATCCAAAATGGATTCATAGCCTTTGGTACACATGTTAGTCCAATCATGTCATAGAATgagaaaccaaaaataaaagtctGCATATAAAAAGAATACTAAATtgtaaaatgcaagaaaatatctaAAATTTCCATTCTGAAGTTTAAACTCACCTCCAGAGGATTGCAACATGCAAATTCATAGATCTACAATATATATGAACTTCATTGTGACAAATAACATCAAACTCCTTAACCCAGTATTTCTCAGATTGAACCTAACAAGGAAGTTTTCTTGGAGGATACACGATTGCATAAATACCATTTCAGTCCATTTTCGTTTTATTAACTCTATTTTTGAGGACGGTGAGTGAAGGAGTGAAAGCGGTCAGTTTACAGTGCAATGGGCCGTGGTTTTAGTTCACTAACCTCCATCTGCAAAGACCTCCAAGCAGGCTTGCATATTTCCCACTTCCCCTGCATATGAGCCAAAAATGACTCTGCCCATTTTTCCTTGCTCCCTCCCATGCTTAGATCGTAGGGGACCGAGAAACTATTCAACCATTTAACAAAAAGTAAATTCCAATCATGTTGGTTATAAACCATCAAAATAATCATTATGATATTAAAAGTTTGGCCGTCTAAATGATGAACATGGTTATCACAATATCACACCATCTCACAATTCGAAATAATAAAAAGCCACTCTTATGACCATAATTTCTAGATTTCTGACTTTTTTCCAACATGAAACCCGACTGAAACAATGAATGACTTCTTTGTCAGAATGATAAGAAAAAACTactggattttcttttttatgccCATCAATTGATTGAGCAGTTGAACAAGGGGAAAACGGATGGTCAATCAAACAATTGAAGtacaatttgaaagaaaaatttggaGCTGATTCAAGTAGCCAATTCCCACCCCAAATCCTCATTTCCCTTTGCATATTGAAACTAAATCCAACTTCACCCAATGATCCTTTTTCCCTTCTCCTTGGCTCTCCCACAAAAACCCTCATAAGTCTTTTAACTCTGCTGCCACCTAACGTGGGATTCTGAACAAAGACAAAGAATGAGTGGGTAAACTTTCCAAACCGACTGCAGTAATGTGTGCCTCCCTACCCCTTGATAAGACAACATTCTTCCACCCTTCCAAACTCTTTCTCACTTAGTAGACAACAAGGTCCCAAAACTTACACCCTCTGGAGTTCCACCCACATACGCAAGATGCAGATGAGACAATAGGTCCTCTGTCTATGTCCCttaaaatcccaaattttccCCATGGCCATCCATTTTTCATTAATCATTACTGCATACTGACATCCTTGGCTCTACCTCATCCATCTCCGACCAAAACCCTTTTCCTGTAGCACAAAGTTCAAAATTCCTATTCCACGTTATCATAAGCATTCTTTAAATCAATCTACTCTCTAACTCCTCTTTCCTAATTTTCCCACAATCCTCTATCAGCCCATTAGCCACAATTCATCCGAATTGGTCTCTCTTGATTGCAGACATGAAACCAAGCTGATCAACCTAAAATTACTACTCTTCAATGAATCCGACTTCTTCAATATAAAGCAAATATAAGCTGAATTAATTTTCCCATTAGAACACCCTTCCTAAATAACTCCTCAAAAACCTTCCTAAAGTCTAAATTTATAAACTCCAACAATGTTGAAAGAAATCCATTAAAAATTTATCCTAGTATTTCACTGTACAAGGCAATCAGTCATCCTTCCTTAAAAAACAGAGTCCTAAGTGCAACAGCATGGAATCCCTAAGCCCGAATCAAAGGACTACTTAGGAATATGGGGTGAGGTTCAAAACAACACAAAAGTCACCTCAGTTAATAGCAGAGATGCATGAACCACAAAACATCTCCCTCATCTTCCGTACTGGTGTACTCATTCCCTAAtggattttttatatattaatataatccATAGTTCGTGCACTTAAAAGCAGGCTTTTCTGTCTTATTCATTATTCTTTTATACTCGCACCAGATATCCATTGAGAATAACACTAAGTAAAAATTTAATGGAGTGTTACCTCAAGAGTTCTTCTAGTTCAGATTCTTTATTGGGGGTTCCGTTCCTGCAAGAATTACAAACTTTTATGTCAACAAGCTACATGTATAAGTCTCAATGTACCATACATACACTACTTTAATTTACGCAATGTATTTGTAAGAAGACTGACATTTGGTTCGTACTCTTAAGTAAATTAATTGCTCAAAATTGAGAACTATTTCATAGTTTTCCACACATCTTAGAGGACAATGAGAGATTGGTATTCACACTAGTTTCTTAAGCTGAAGTTCATTGGAACAAGCAAACGTACCACAAacacaaatttacttttattggTTATTGGACTTCTTGCAATCCTAGACATTGCGTCTCATTACTCCTTTTTCCCCGAAATGAAATACACGTAGGATGCCATGTTAGTACttttaaaagaacaaaaatatgtatatgtgGCCCAAGAAGGACATTGAATATCCTAGTAATTGATAGCTGCTGGTTTAGTTGGATTCATGTCATTGGCCCAATTGGCAAGAGAAGAGTGGTCCACGTGGCAGCCTTCTCACCTTTCAATTGCATTCAGTTGTGGGCTGTTTGTTAGTCGGTTTTGGGGTTGTTAGATTAGTAGTTAAGTCTGCAGTTCAGGCGGGAATATTAGTTACGAGTGCTAACCCAGTTTATAAGCTGGTTTTGTAAAGCTCTCTGTTGTTGAATTGTATTGTAAAAGTTCCGAGTCAATAAAGTTACTNNNNNNNNNNNNNNNNNNNNNNNNNNNNNNNNNNNNNNNNNNNNNNNNNNNNNNNNNNNNNNNNNNNNNNNNNNNNNNNNNNNNNNNNNNNNNNNNNNNNCATGGAAGCGTTATGGAATTGGCTAGAACCCAATGGTCTCAACCTTGATCGAGTAAGCAAACGAGTAACTTTATTGACTCAGAACTTTTACAATACAATTCAACAATGCAATTGAAAGGTGAGAAGGCTGCCACGTGGACCACTCTTCTCTTGCCAATTGGGCCAATGGCATGAATCCAGCTAAACCAGCACCTATCAGTAAGACAGTACATTTCATGATTCAAATCCTATGGTAATTATTCAACATCTCATAAAACAAGAATCCGAAAAACTAACCTGCATACTGATATTTTATAGATGTGAAGATACTTGCTAGAAATATTATGAACAGCCTTAACGCCGTGCTCCTTGATGAACATGTACACAACTGGATAACCAAGAAGCCACCTGAAGCAGTTAAACAGCTATTTTTAGTGCATCAGACTGAAATGCTAATCCAAACATTCTGGATagaagagaaatgaaaaatggtAATAGAATTTCATACTATGTAGGCAAAGGTAGATACTcttgatttaaattttttaactaTTACGCATCGGTAATTATAAAACAATGTGATGCAGCCATGGAAAAACAGCTTGGCAATTGTAGAAGTTATCTTAAATATTGGAAACTAAGTATTATTTGAATGGGGTTTACATGCCACTTCTGACAGAATTCCTTCCTTAAAAGGTTATGAAATTGTGTCACAATTACTTCTGGATTAAGTCAGCTTCAACTCTGAGTCAGTTTCTAACATGTCAGTATGCACATTTTCAAGTAATGctgaattttttcacaaacatATTCAGCATCATAGAAATCTGAAGCAGCACAATATTGCACCCCAGGTGTAGTAAAGTTGCATTCATATGTGAGCTTAGGTCGTTACCCATTTAATGTTGGCAGAGTGACCTGAGTGTTTTGCATGCAGCTACTAAGATCAATAAAGTTAGATGACTGAGAAGGGATAAGTTCATTTCTGGGCGGTTTAGCATCAACCATGTTATCTATACTGTGAGATGATGATTCATCATCTTTCCTTTCACCAAGAGGAAATGACAAAGAGAACAACTTCTGAATTGTTATAAGCTGCATCACCAGTGGGCTTTTTTCTGCTTCTGTTATCATCTGTAGCAGAAATGAAAGAAGTGCATTAACCAAAGCGTATAAAATAAGCAAGTCAAAAGTTTAAAGGTAAAGATTTCAGGGGAAAAAAAGAGCATACAGCAGGAAGCAACCTTCGGAGGATCCTGTTCAAGGTCCACAAAGAGCAGCTGCCGTTCTGAGTTCAAGCTTGACCTAACATGATCAGCAAGCGCTCTAGTGTGAACTAAATATATCATTTCTTCTATAACCATTACTCTCAGATGCTCAAAAATGGGCAAATCCTGTACAAAAGTTTTAAAGGTTATTTGAGTTTCAGAAAATCAATAACTcctaataaagaaaaagaaaagaggacaGAATAATATCAAGACATGATAGTGAGCACCATTTCTTAAGACCAGGTAATGCAGAATATCAGCTAAAGCTCGGACTGCATCCTAGCGGAAATATAAGGGGGGAAAAGAGAGCCAAAAGGGATAAGAAATTATACACATGGATAtgaaaaccaaccaaagaCACACTAACACAGAGTAGTGTATGTGTTTACAGAAGTATGAATAAGCTAAATGGGTgtaatattattgaaaatgaaTTGCAATCGTTCATAACCAAAGGACAAACTGTTTCACTTACAACTTTATgcagagagagcgagagaaaGAGTCATAATTGTCAATATAGATATTTGATTTTAGCTAAATTATTGATAGAAAGGTTCATCTGCTAAAAGCTTCTTGATTGTTTGTGTATTTTGAGGGATTTATTTGCTGTTTAACTTCAATATTCTTCAAGGTTGGATTATGGACTCTATCACTCATACTATCTTgttctgttttatttttggtttcacAAACTTTTGCCTCTTATCCCTTCAATTAAAATAAGTGAGGCACGTAAACAAAAGTTTCATAAGGATGCcctaaaatcaaataaatattgaaGTATACTTGAGAGAAACAAATGAGTGAACGAGAAAAACTTTAGAAGTCATAGaagtaaaaatatataaaaacttaTGTTGAGTTGGAAATGCCTTTCCTAttgccaaaaaaatattaacagAGTAAGAGTTAGCAAACTTGGATATAGTTTCAGTGTGTACTAtgacagcagcagcagcagtactAATTAGTGAAGTATTAAAAACTGAAACCTTTtgacaaagttttaaaagagtGCAAAATCTCTCTTGCAGTTCAGGCATCTTTCCACCATAGTCTATCATTATCACTGGCCTCATTCCTGTACACAAAGCTAGAATATCTGCAAGTCCACAAAATCACAAGTCAGTATACATAATGATAAGAAATAACTTAGGTTAAAAGATTTATAAATACTTTCCTAGTAAGCTAAAGGAATTTGCAGTAACAAATAAACATAAAGATTCAAGAACTTCTTCAACTTTAAAAGTGAAATCAACAAAGGTATCAtgacagagaagaaaaagatgtgGCCTTcataatatatgaaaatagCACAGAAGCACAGGAATGAACTGAATAGTTCTACTTTTATTCCCATGTTTATTCTATGGaacaaggaaaataaaattaagctTATATCTAGTCTTTATTGCTTGTTTCCATTTCGTtatcaccaaaaaaaataaataattcttttcttttttatgaaatAACAAATATCATTACTGTCAATCATGAGTTCTCCATTCTGAAAcagatgaaattgaaagaaacataaaaatatttcaaaaaggaaaaaatcttCATGAAACAAACGCGCCCCAGAGCTATCCGACCCTGGACCGTTAGAAAACTACGTTTCAATACCCTACTGAGCTCTATACAAGTATAACCATTTGGCCTAAATATAAGCTACGCTTCTAAATTCCAACAGAAATGTTGagttataaaattgaaaaccaaaagACCCACAAGGAAAATTATCTCTAACTGAAAAGAGACGAACAAACATTTTAATCTGAAGTTTATACAGTTTCAATGAAGCATAATTAAGTCTACAATTTGAAAgagataaattattaaaaccaGAAGCTAAATTAAGTTGTGAGAATTGAAACAGACAAAAGTATTAAAACCCAGAAGCTAAATTGAGGTAGTGAGAGTTGAAAGACACCAAAActgataaaaacccaaaaccaaaatagtgTTCATTTGGGAAAGCAGACCAAAAAATGCTAAAACTCATAACAGAAATTGAGTCAGAAAAATAGCAGAGACTCTGGAcccaaagagagagaaaagaaagacctGTCTCAAGTCGACGTCTTGCATATTTGAGTCGCCATTTGATTTGAGACAGAGAAGAATCCAACACTCTCAGTGCTTCATCTAACTCGGCGACTTCAGTTAAGaattgcttctctttttcttctcgaGGATCCGCCATTGATAGAAAACACACCGCTTCCTGAAAATGCTAGTGTTTGTTATGTGAAATGCTGTTTTACCAGCAGACTAGTAGAGAAAAGAAGAGCGGCCTTTTGGCATatgacccaaaaagaaaaggtggtGCGGTGATGGTGAGCACgatctaaaatatcgatggtaTCATAAATATTGGTCGTCTAAAAATGTGGAagttttgataaaaatatagagatattatcgatattgatAAAAGTTTTTATCCAATAGTGTCAACATGtatggttattttcttattactAAGCAGTAAAACATGcaacccataaaaaaaatcaaaccattGCCAATATCAGAGGAACTCTTAATAAGTTCGAAGCCAACTTTATtgaaataaaccaaaaaaatccaTTTAGCTAACAAAAAAATCGaaatcaaattccttctcaTGTAAGGTACATACATAAGCAACATCTTCTAAAACCAGCTCAAACAATCTTGACATCTCATATGGCTTCGATTGCTACTATTTGCATGTTCCCTACAAGCATCGACACCTCATCATTTCTTAGTGTTCTTCTCCTTACGAGTTCTTGTAAAGAGTGAGTGACATGGATTGAAGATCCAGTATAAAACAACCATGTGTTAGATGGTATATCTACTATGtttgactcaaaacaaacTAGACAACTATGTATGTTACCTTTACTTTTGTTGTCCTCTTTTAACTTTTTCCAAGCAGGACACTCCTTCTTAACATGTCGAGGCTCCTTATTGAAATAACACTTTTAACTTAAAATTCATTTCCTTGAGCATTTAAGTTGTTAGATATTTTGTCTTTTCCATTCTTGTTGGGTGTAGAGTTCTTGACACCATTTTTGCAGGCTTTCCGCCGTTAGCCACATTTCTTTGTCATTCCTCCTTTTGAATACGTTGTGGTAGTAACTCATCCACAATCCAATGATCCTTTTAAGTATTATAAGCCTCCTGCAACTAACTGTAGGACTCAAGCAGTGAGCTTAACACAACATATGTCAAGAATTGATTATAAATGGTGACCTTCAACCTTTTCAACTTTCAGCATATCAACCTTATCTGATTTCCTATACTTGTTTGTGTGAATGTTGTCATTAACCTTCGCACTTTAGCCTTATCTACTTCCTATACTTGTTCGTAATTGCTCCCATAAGGATAGAAACATTCTCAACAGCTTCGACATGTATGCTCTCATAAACACTATAGGAGATGGTCTTGTTGATGACCAACAAAGCCATATTGTTGGAATGCTCCTGAGCTagcatttctttcttctcttcttttctactCTTGTCAATGATAGGTGCGGGTTTTGGTCCCCAAGAGCCAAATCTGCTTCCATATAGCCTACGACTAAGCGTATGTCCCTTATGATTTAAAGTAGTattgttcaaaagtgtgaaGCCAACAACATTAAATAAGCAACAAGATCAATCAAGGTTCA
This window encodes:
- the LOC18790666 gene encoding uncharacterized protein LOC18790666 codes for the protein MADPREEKEKQFLTEVAELDEALRVLDSSLSQIKWRLKYARRRLETDILALCTGMRPVIMIDYGGKMPELQERFCTLLKLCQKDLPIFEHLRVMVIEEMIYLVHTRALADHVRSSLNSERQLLFVDLEQDPPKMITEAEKSPLVMQLITIQKLFSLSFPLGERKDDESSSHSIDNMVDAKPPRNELIPSQSSNFIDLSSCMQNTQVTLPTLNGWLLGYPVVYMFIKEHGVKAVHNISSKYLHIYKISVCRNGTPNKESELEELLSFSVPYDLSMGGSKEKWAESFLAHMQGKWEICKPAWRSLQMEEVLKDNTMWMVDTSEKTNVQNK